Part of the Zingiber officinale cultivar Zhangliang chromosome 6A, Zo_v1.1, whole genome shotgun sequence genome, aggttatttggtgaccggatcttggaagctttggaagaagtttgagtggatttcatcttggaagattgtcgcccacacgcccacacgacgtccaagagaaggagaggaatacaatagaagatcaagaggtctataagctataaaatgtataactagttattagtattcgcatcataactagttcatcttttatatagattttgaaaatccaaacacaagaggttatcggttttaagttatcatttttgttatcgattttgtttTTCGATTtaatgtttcgataatgtgtttctattgaggtctctatagttaaacctaatttacagtaaaaagttaaatatccaatttctctatgagactttatctaggaagtggtggatgatctcatacctaagaaagcctagtgcctcaccatgtttaacctggaaaccgatcttagaaatagatatttgataacttttgtaataaaattaaatttaggaagatcacatcggttgaacttggaataaaaatattaaatttcgttcccaatccaagtttaactcctaaaaggaaatttggattaataatattaagtatcgtttgcaatccaaatttaattttagtagagcacatgggtaactACGATAATTCTatatttgtacaaatttttatatagaGGAATtagtacgatatttcgagtagcaactaaTATCTATAACGTCCTTGATGGTGCAAATATATATCTCCAACAGATACCATTAGCAAGGGCCTACCTCCTGTCCAGCTACGCTCTATAACGTCCTTGATGGCATGAATCCAAGGAAACTTACACACAAAACATCGATGAaacggaggaagaagaggaaccaAACCGATGAAGAAGTACCCATCATCGATGAAAAGgagataataattttttatttccaatttcTTCCATGACAGAATTAATAATTTATGCCCCAAGGAGAATCAAGATTTCACCGAATCAGATGAAGATTATTtacctaataataataatatcaattTATTCAttatttaccttgatttctcccaaTTTATCTCATTTTGATATTTAACCTTTgaaaaatatcaatttttttcCATTCCATGAGAACATAAAAATCCTCTAGATATATAAACAATTAAGAAAAAACAACTGTTTGATATCTCATTAATGccaatatattattatattaaaataaaataaacactattatgcattttaaaaatatttttaaatgagttaAAATTAGTAAGCCCTTCTTAAAAAGTCAGCTAGGTAAGCTAAAACATCATTAAAATTCTAAAAGTAATTTGATTCGAGTTAATCCATATTGCAAGTCACAAgactcacaaactcacaagtagGGTAGTGTTCCCAAGGGGTCAAAGTCGCCTTTCATGTTTCTAGAATTTCAATCGACAAGATTCAATAGGAAGGATGTCTCTTGCTGACAACCGTACAACATTCAACAGAACCTATCAATGAGTAACCACAACTCGAACAAGGAGAGATTACTGAATGAACATAAAGGAAGGAGGTCTCTTGCAGTAACAATTGTCTAACATAGCAAGTGATGAATCTGAAAGCTTTAAGTTCAATAGACACAAAATCAAGATCATGATCCTGTGATTTGTTCTTATCTCGGTGCATATTGACATGCAAAAACAAGATTATGATTCTGTGAATTCTTCTCGTATTCATGCTCGTTGGCATAAATATTAGCTTTAGAGTTTCCAAAGGAGAAGCCATACAGTGAAGAATGGTAACATGAACGATAACTTGCAGGGAAAAACATGACTTACCTACCTCATTGAAGTCCAGAATCAGAACCATTAGTATGGTTTAAACTAGCATAGAGTTCACTCAGATCTGGATACCTGTCCTTGTAGAGGATAATGTACTTCTCTACGAATTTAGCCTCGGAAAGCATCATGTATGTTGTCACTTTGTAATCCCTTTCACAGTGCCCCCTAGACTTCAAAGTTGCCAAGATCCGATGTCTTGGAATCAACCTTCTCTCCAAGCTGAGTGTCAATATTACTGGACGTATAGCAATGTAAGAAGAAGTATATCCTGCCTCATTTATCAAGAACTCCATTTTTCTCTGTAAAACCGTCAAAGATGCAAGCAGGAAGGTAGGACATTTCTGGAATGCCACAACAAAATCGTCCTCTGACCACCCAAAGCTCTGGAAGAATTCcatttgcatcttgaacttctctgGACTGACATTGAAGAGTGCAAACAGAGTGCAATGGAACATCCCCGATGTCCGTGGCACTCCCAAGTCCTCAGCACGACAGATCAAGGACTTCAGAAAATCAGCATTCTGTGCCACGATCAGGGGGCAATTCCGCAACACAAAGGCAAGTTTTGGGCCGTCCAAGCCACATTCCCGAAGCAACTCAAGGTTGGGCTGGATCTTCTTCTCGATGCTGAACGTAAGAATCGCTCGGTTTCTCTTGATCAACTTCACCAGTGCATCCTTGGAGCTGAGAAGGCCTTGCCAAAATTCGATCTTAGATCGAATGCGCTCGTGTTTCATTTGGATGGTGGAGGGATTCGACCTGACTAGGTGGATGATGTCGGATGGGGAGAGACCCAGATCTTCGAAAGCTCGAAGCCTTGGGGAAAGTGCCTTCTCTAAGTCCAAAAGAAGACATTGGGGGAAGCAATGTACGAGCTTTTTTACTGATGCGTCATCGAAGCCGTAACTTTTGAGGAAAGCAAG contains:
- the LOC121994879 gene encoding transcription termination factor MTERF8, chloroplastic-like, producing the protein MKRLLYFSFLCKTVSSIRSPRSHDAALLFAVLPYSASATAAAASSTTGKHMFMAQYLIDSCGFNQEKATEASKLLKGIQSRQQPDSVLAFLKSYGFDDASVKKLVHCFPQCLLLDLEKALSPRLRAFEDLGLSPSDIIHLVRSNPSTIQMKHERIRSKIEFWQGLLSSKDALVKLIKRNRAILTFSIEKKIQPNLELLRECGLDGPKLAFVLRNCPLIVAQNADFLKSLICRAEDLGVPRTSGMFHCTLFALFNVSPEKFKMQMEFFQSFGWSEDDFVVAFQKCPTFLLASLTVLQRKMEFLINEAGYTSSYIAIRPVILTLSLERRLIPRHRILATLKSRGHCERDYKVTTYMMLSEAKFVEKYIILYKDRYPDLSELYASLNHTNGSDSGLQ